The nucleotide sequence AAGTCATTGTTTGCTCAAACCATTTACAATGAACTTAAAGACGAATTAGGCGCTGACAGTATGACTATTATTACTGAAGATTCTTATTACCGCTGCCAAGATCATTTACCGTTAGAAGAACGTGTTAAAACCAATTACGACCACCCTAAAGCATTCGAACACGAATTATTAGCCCATCATTTATTCCAGTTATCGGAAGGTAACGACATCGAAGTCCCTATATACGATTATGTTACTCACACTCGTTCAAGTGAGGTTGAAGTTGTAAGACCGTCGAAAGTGGTTCTTGTTGAGGGCATTTTATTACTTACTGATAAACAACTTAGAAATCGATTTGATATCAATATATTTATGGATACACCTTTAGATATCTGCTTAATACGTCGTATCAAACGAGATTTAGAAGAGCGTGGTCGCGATCTCGAATCGGTGACGCAACAATATCAAAAAACGGTACGACCTATGTACTACCAGTACATCGAACCGTCAAGAAATCATGCTGACATTGTGATCACAAAAGGTGGTCGTAATCGAATGGCACTAGAATTAATTAAAGCAAAAGTTCGCGAACTTGCGAACCAATAAACTAAACTAAACAGACTAAAACAAAAACCATAGGTGACTTAATGGACTTCAATACATTACGCGGCATTATTGGAATATTTCTTATCTTAGGTGTTGCATATTTAGCATGCTCGAATAAAAAGAGCATTAATTGGCGTACCGTTGGTGGTGCATTTGCGATACAAGTTTTATTGGCAGCATTGGTACTCTATAGTGATACCGGACGTATGGTGCTTGAAGGCATGTCTAGTGCAGTTGGCAATGTTATTGATTATTCTGCAGCAGGTATTAGCTTTTTATTCGGCGGTTTAGGCACTGATGCCATGTTTGCCAATGGCGTAGGTTTTGTTTTTGCCATTCGTGTATTACCAGTGATCGTATTCTTTTCCTCACTGATAGCCGTTCTATATTACCTAGGGATCATGGATAAAATAGTAAAATTCTTAGGTGGCGGATTAGCTAAACTATTAAAAACTTCAGATCCTGAGTCTCTTTCCGCAACAGCAAACATCTTTGTTGGCCAGACAGAAGCGCCCCTTGTAGTTCGTCCTTTCTTACCTTCAATGACTCGTTCAGAATTATTTGCGGTAATGGTTGGTGGCCTAGCTTCAGTTGCTGGTGCCGTGCTCGTTGGTTATGCCGGTATGGGTGTTGAACTTAAATATCTTATCGCGGCTAGCTTTATGGCAGCACCTGGCGGTTTACTAATGGCAAAATTCATCATGCCTGAAACTGACACACCGAAAAATGATATTGATGATATTCCAGAAGAAGAGCATGACGCAAAGCCTGCCAATGTGATTGATGCTGCCGCCGAAGGCGCGTCAAAAGGAATGATGCTTGCGTTAAATGTTGGCGCAATGTTGATGGCATTTGTTGCACTAATTGCATTATTAAATGGCATGATTGGCGGTATTGGTGGCTGGTTTGGCTATGAAGGTTTAACCCTACAAACTATTCTTGGCTATTTATTCCAACCTATTGCCTATATGTTAGGTGTTCCGTGGGGTGAAGCATTCCAAGCGGGTAGCTTATTAGGTCAAAAAGTTATCGTTAACGAATTCGTAGCTTACGCTGATTTTATTACCTTTAAAGATAGCTTAAGTGCTGGTACGCAAGCGATCATTACGTTTGCCTTGTGTGGTTTCGCTAACTTAGCATCGATAGCAATTTTATTAGGCGGTTTAGGAACATTAGCACCAAGTCGTCGCTCCGATATTGCGCAAATGGGTATGA is from Thalassotalea crassostreae and encodes:
- the udk gene encoding uridine kinase; translated protein: MNKLTIIAIVGASASGKSLFAQTIYNELKDELGADSMTIITEDSYYRCQDHLPLEERVKTNYDHPKAFEHELLAHHLFQLSEGNDIEVPIYDYVTHTRSSEVEVVRPSKVVLVEGILLLTDKQLRNRFDINIFMDTPLDICLIRRIKRDLEERGRDLESVTQQYQKTVRPMYYQYIEPSRNHADIVITKGGRNRMALELIKAKVRELANQ
- a CDS encoding NupC/NupG family nucleoside CNT transporter; its protein translation is MDFNTLRGIIGIFLILGVAYLACSNKKSINWRTVGGAFAIQVLLAALVLYSDTGRMVLEGMSSAVGNVIDYSAAGISFLFGGLGTDAMFANGVGFVFAIRVLPVIVFFSSLIAVLYYLGIMDKIVKFLGGGLAKLLKTSDPESLSATANIFVGQTEAPLVVRPFLPSMTRSELFAVMVGGLASVAGAVLVGYAGMGVELKYLIAASFMAAPGGLLMAKFIMPETDTPKNDIDDIPEEEHDAKPANVIDAAAEGASKGMMLALNVGAMLMAFVALIALLNGMIGGIGGWFGYEGLTLQTILGYLFQPIAYMLGVPWGEAFQAGSLLGQKVIVNEFVAYADFITFKDSLSAGTQAIITFALCGFANLASIAILLGGLGTLAPSRRSDIAQMGMKAVFAATLANLMSAAIAGVFISLAG